In Cryptococcus neoformans var. neoformans JEC21 chromosome 5 sequence, one genomic interval encodes:
- a CDS encoding Mitogen-activated protein kinase CPK1, putative, producing MSTSTRRHVLEDKLANHKADPNAAANAGQVQERTTKGSSSSAPRKVRFNVGNNYHVVDVIGEGAYGVVASAVHRPSGTKVAIKKIAPFDHSMFALRTLRELKLLKYFAEEGVSENIISVLDIIKPPSYDTFKEVYLVQELLETDLHRVIRTQDLSDDHCQYFLYQTCRALKALHSAEIIHRDLKPSNLLLNANCDLKVCDFGLARSTQTAFPAEGNNQGFMTEYVATRWYRAPEVMLSFRMYTKSIDVWSVGCILAEMLSGKPLFPGKDYHNQLALILDVLGTPTIDEFHAITSKRSKDYIRSLPFRKKRTFESIYPSANPLAIDFLRKTLTFDPRKRYTVEQCLAHPYLDAYHDPEDEPSAKPLPPSFFEFDMMKDDISREELKRLLYEEIMGFRPVLEG from the exons ATGTCAACGTCTACTCGCCGCCATGTCCTAGAGGACAAGCTCGCCAATCACAAAGCTGACCCCAACGCAGCTGCAAACGCTGGCCAGGTGCAGGAGCGTACGACCAAgggttcttcttcctccgcccCTCGCAAAGTCAGGTTCAACGTCG GCAACAACTACCACGTAGTCGATGTCATTGGCGAAGGCGCCTATGGGGTAGTCGCTTCCGCCGTCCACCGCCCATCAGGTACCAAAGTAGCtatcaagaagattgcGCCGTTTGATCATTCAATGTTTGCGTTGAGAACATTGAGAGAGTTGAAGTTGTTGAAGTACTTTGCGGAGGAAGGTGTTAGTGAGAAT ATTATCTCAGTGCTGGATATCATCAAACCACCTTCTTACGACACTTTTAAAGAAG TCTACCTCGTCCAAGAACTTCTCGAAACAGATCTTCATCGCGTGATCCGAACCCAAGACCTGAGCGACGACCATTGTCAATATTTCTTATACCAAACATGTAGAGCTTTGAAGGCTTTGCATTCTGCTGAAA TCATCCATCGCGACTTGAAACCATCCAACCTCTTGCTCAATGCCAACTGTGATCTCAAAGTATGCGATTTCGGACTCGCACGGTCGACACAAACCGCCTTCCCGGCGGAGGGCAATAACCAGGGATTCATGACGGAGT ATGTCGCAACAAGGTGGTATAGAGCACCAGAAGTTATGCTTTCGTTTCGAATGTACACCAAGTCAATTGACGTATGGTCAGTGGGGTGTATACTCGCAGAGATGTTGAGTGGAAAACCCCTTTTCCCGGGGAAAGATTA CCACAATCAACTAGCTCTCATCCTTGATGTGTTGGGTACACCTACTATTGATGAATTTCATGCCATCACTTCAAAGAGGTCAAAAGATTATATCCGATCGTTGCC ATTccgaaagaagaggacgttCGAAAGTATTTACCCGAGCGCGAACCCGCTCGCTATCGATTTCTTGAGAAAGACACTTACTT TCGACCCCCGCAAACGGTACACAGTCGAACAATGTCTCGCCCACCCTTACCTCGACGCCTACCACGACCCGGAAGACGAACCGTCCGCGAAACCGCTCCCACCCTCGTTCTTTGAGTTTGATatgatgaaagatgatATTTCGAgggaagagttgaagagGCTGTTGTACGAGGAGATTATGGGGTTTCGTCCGGTTTTGGAGGGGTAG
- a CDS encoding multidrug transporter, putative, with translation MSTIPAVPKEVPADAGRSSTSTIRGEVFNPVANHERLMNDPAGMMNKDPKNTQISHLEGHTRPQHRRGDTGDGRHILQEEEAPEVLGFAWSSRKKWTTLTVIFIVQCSMNYNAAVYANGTAFLQEKFDISAQAARVGQMIFLISYAFGCEAWAPWSEELGRRWVLQLSLFLVNIWQILAALAPNFGSVIVARFLGGISSAGGSVTLGMVADLYDPNEQQWAVAFIVFSSVGGSVIGPIVGPFIAAHLDWGWICWTQLIFGGFVQILHLLIVPETRATILLDREAKRRREAGEHNIYGPSEIKTFKEKFSLHEMAKTFCRPFVMFVTEPIVLCLSLLSGFSDALIFTFMEAFTPVYEQWGFDTVHMALAFVPIAIGYFLAYLIYIPPLMKQRKVLRENPDAAPELRLHPLLYLAPLETIGLFGFAWTSLGPPHVHWIAPMIFSCLVGIANYAIYMSTIDYMIAAYGPYSASATGGNGMARDFLAGVAALYATPFYTNVGGSSYRLHLEWPSTILAIIALLVAIPIYIFYYYGAWFRQRSKFAMSLAGERLERRVSRLEEKKMDA, from the exons ATGTCTACCATTCCCGCGGTACCCAAGGAGGTACCAGCAGACGCCGGTCGCTCTTCTACATCAACAATTAGGGGCGAGGTTTTTAACCCCGTCGCCAACCACGAAAGACTCATGAATGACCCAGCAGGGATGATGAACAAGGATCCCAAAAATACACAAATTTCCCATTTGGAGGGTCACACACGACCACAACACCGGAGGGGAGACACCGGAGACGGGCGACATATTttgcaagaagaggaggcacCAGAAGTCTTGGGCTTCGCCTGGTCatcaaggaagaaatggacTACTCTGACTGTCATTTTCATTGTACAATGTTCTATGAACTATAATGCTGCTGTCTACGCCAACG GTACTGCTTTCCTACAAGAAAAGTTCGATATCAGTGCCCAAGCTGCGCGAGTTGGACAGATGATCTTCCTGATCTCCTATGCTTTTGGCTGTGAA GCATGGGCTCCATGGTCTGAAGAATTAGGTCGACGATGGGTATTACAACTGTCCTTATTCTTAGTCAACA TTTGGCAAATTCTCGCTGCTCTTGCTCCCAACTTTGGTTCCGTTATTGTCGCTCGTTTCCTGGGTGGTATTTCGTCCGCCGGTGGCTCTGTTACATTGGGAATGG TTGCTGATCTTTACGATCCGAATGAACAGCAGTGGGCTGTTGCATTCAttgtcttctcttctgtcGGA GGCAGTGTTATTGGTCCCATTGTCGGTCCCTTTATTGCCGCCCACCTCGACTG GGGATGGATTTGCTGGACCCAACTCATCTTTGGCGGTTTCGTTCAaatcctccacctccttaTCGTCCCGGAAACTCGAGCTACCATTCTCCTCGACCGAGAAGCCAAGCGTCGTCGTGAAGCCGGCGAGCACAACATCTATGGTCCTAGCGAAATTAAGACTTTCAAGGAGAAGTTCTCTTTGCACGAGATGGCCAAGACGTTCTGCAGGCCTTTTGTCATGTTTGTGACTGAACCTATCGTACTCTGTTTGTCTTTGCTTTCGGGTTTCAGTGATGCTCTTATCTTCACTTTCATGGAGGCTTTTACCCCTGTCTACG AGCAATGGGGATTTGACACTGTGCACATGGCATTGGCGTTTGTCCC TATTGCCATCGGTTATTTCCTTGCTTATCTCATTTACATCCCTCCCTTGATGAAGCAGCGCAAGGTGTTGCGAGAAAATCCCGATGCCGCTCCCGAATTACGactccatcctcttttgTACC TCGCGCCCCTTGAGACAATTGGTCTTTTCGGCTTTGCTTGGACTTCCCTCGGTCCTCCCCACGTCCACTGGATTGCACCTATGATCTTCTCTTGTCTTGTCGGCATTGCCAACTACGCCATCTACATGTCTACTATTGACTA TATGATCGCT GCTTACGGTCCTTATTCTGCTTCTGCGACTGGCGGTAATGGTATGGCCCGTGACTTCTTGGCGGGTGTCGCAGCTTTATAT GCCACTCCTT TCTACACCAACGTCGGCGGAAGTTCATATCGACTCCATCTCGAATGGCCTTCGACCATTCTCGCCATCATTGCTCTTCTGGTGGCCATTCCCATTTACATCTTCTACTATTACGGTGCTTGGTTCCGACAACGTTCCAAGTTTGCCATGTCGCTCGCTGGTGAACGACTTGAGAGGCGTGTGTCTAggttggaggagaagaagatggacgCCTAA